The Candidatus Dormiibacterota bacterium DNA window AGCAGGACGATTGCTATCAGTTTTCTCATCATCCTCTCCCTGCGCTTCTGATGAAGCGTACCGAGTCTGTTCGGGGCTCACTTCCCACTCGTCGCCGGAGTGTATCCACAAGCGCATACGAAGTTCAAGTTGAGATGGTCTGCCTGTGTTGTCCGTACTGAAAATCCCATCCGCCCGTTCCTTCCTTGGTTCTAGGGTGTGTCCCGGGGATACTCCCTGCCTCACCTCAGGCTGTTGAAAGCCTACGTCCAGGGTGAACCTGGCGCGGGTCTGGGACCAGTGGCGCTCGGCCCTCATCCTCGTCAAGCCGGAGAGGCGGGTCAACAGGCGGAGAGCCATAAGGAGCCCGTTCTGGTTTTAGATTGCCCGGTCATAGATTGTGCCGACGAGCGCGTTCGTTTCTGTGTCACGTTCGACACAGACGGACTGTTCAGTAGTGACGGGTCACCGAGGTTGGGGTGAAGCACGATCAAGAAGCTCGGGCATTCACTGTCTGCACCCTTGCGCCCATGACCAAGAGCCACAACATGAACACAACCTCTCCGAGTTGGGCGGGGAAGACGATGTTAGAGACCACATCCTCGTACTGCGGTAACAGTAAGCCCGTGAAGCTCAGGGCCAGATAGGCGAAGCCGTTGATGATCAGCCAGACGCCCAGGAAGCGGGGCAGGAAGTGCGACCTGTACACGAGGATCGCCAAGGGGAAAAGCCATAGCCCCCAAAAGATCTCGGCGGCAAGGATCTCCTGGTCATGCATTCGAAGGAACAGCATGGCCAAGGCGTCCCGCTGAGGTTTTTCGAACACGGACAAGAAGTCGGCGCCGCGCACGAGTATCAGGGCAGCAACGTCGTTCAGCACGATGAAAAAATCGGTGGCGGCCGGGAACACACCTCCCAAGATCACCATCAGCCCAGCGAGGTTTTGGTCCACTCCCTTGAGCAACCGGTAAAGAGCCAGCGCGAGAAAGATGCAGATGGTCCCGGAGAACAGATCGCTGACGATGCCGAGACGGAAGAGCGACTCGTGCGCGGCGATGTTGCTGGCGGTCGTGGTCGCGTCCCCATGCACGAACAGGGTGCTGGGAATGAGGAAGAGGCGTATGGGGGCGGCGATTGTAAGTAGTAGATAGAGGAACCCTGCGACTCTGGCGTTCCTGCTGGTCGAGGTCATGTGTTCACGGGCATGCCGCGGTGACGCGGGGCGCGCCGGAGGTAGTCGTGCCGTAGGT harbors:
- a CDS encoding DUF4386 domain-containing protein is translated as MTSTSRNARVAGFLYLLLTIAAPIRLFLIPSTLFVHGDATTTASNIAAHESLFRLGIVSDLFSGTICIFLALALYRLLKGVDQNLAGLMVILGGVFPAATDFFIVLNDVAALILVRGADFLSVFEKPQRDALAMLFLRMHDQEILAAEIFWGLWLFPLAILVYRSHFLPRFLGVWLIINGFAYLALSFTGLLLPQYEDVVSNIVFPAQLGEVVFMLWLLVMGARVQTVNARAS